The region TCTCTCGCGCAATGCACCCACTGGACAATATACGGTACATTGACCGCAATTAACGCAGGGGCTGTTTGCCATACCCTTATCAAAGGAAGTAGTGATAGTAGTTTCAAAGCCACGACCATCAAGAGTAAGAGCAAAAACTGTCTGAGTTTCAGCGCAAACTGTTATACAGCGACCGCAATTGATACATTTATTAGGATCACGAATAATTGAGGGGCTGGTATAATCAACTGGTTTTTTAACCAGCAGAGACGGGAGCTCAGAAGTCTGAATTCCCAGATGATATGCCATATCCTGCAGTTCGCATTTATTATTTTGCACGCATGTGGGGCAAACCACATCATGATTGCTTAAGATCATTTCCACAAGGGTTTTTCTTAAGCCTCTAAGTTTGTGACTATTAGTAGTAACCTTCATATCTTCCCAAACGGGAGTACAGCAGGCACGCTTGATAGGTGATTTTTCTATTTCCACTACGCATACGCCGCAATTTGCTGTGGGCGGCAGGTCCGGGTGATAACATAAAGTTGGAATATTCTTTTCTGCTTTTTTGGCAGCAGAGATGATTGTAGTCCCTTCGGGAACCTGAACCTCAATACCATCTACTGTGAGGTTTATCATCTTAGACATATTTTCCTCCATTTCTATTTTTTTATTTTAATTTTTTAGTAAAATCTGCTCTAAAATGTTCCAGAGCACTCTTCACAGGCATCACAAGGCTTTGACCCAAAGCGCAGAAAGATGTATGGAACATGGTATCTGCGATAACTATCATGTTATCAAAATCTTTTTCTGTTCCTTCACCTTTTCTGATCTTAGAGATCAATTGATAAAGCATCTCATTTCCATTAGCACACGGTGAGCACTTGCCACAGCTTTCATGACGGAAAAATCTGATCACTGAATAAAGCAATTCTACTATATCTGCTCTTTCATCCATCACCAGAATGGCACCTGATCCCAGAACAGCTGCATATTCACGCAGGCTGTTATAGTCCATGTTCACATCAAGGCGTTCCGCTGGAAGAAATACTCCAGCAGCTCCACCAACCAGAGCAGCCTTAAACTGATGCCCTTCTTTTATTCCACCGCCAAATTCGTCAATAATTGTTCTCAATGAAGTTCCCATATCCACTTCACAGAGTCCTGGCAGATTCACGTCACCCATGATAGTGAAAACCTTTGTGCCATTACAACCTTCCGGTCCATAATCGGCAAACCATTCAGCTCCATTAGTAATGATGCCGGGAACATTGGCAATAGTTTCCACATTATTCACAACTGTAGGTAATTTCCATGCACCTTCCACTCCTGGGAATGGTGGTTTACTGCGAGGGTTACCGCGATTGCCTTCCATACTTTCTATAAGTGCTGTTTCTTCTCCACAAACATAAGCTCCAGCACCGATTTTAATATAAATATCAAGATCAAAACCGCTTTCAAAGATATTCTTACCCAAAAGACCATATTCATAGGCATCTTTGATAGCTATTTCCAGTCTACTAATGCAAAGTTTATATTCACCACGAATATAAATATATGCTTTAGTGGCTCCTACTGCAAAAGATGATATCATTACACCTTCCAGCAGTTTGTGAGGATCTCCTTCCATGATCAACCGGTCTTTAAAAGTTCCCGGTTCACCTTCATCGGCATTGATCACAAATAATTTCTGCTTCCCCTGAATAGGAGCAGTGAAAGACCATTTGAGACCTGTTGGAAAACCTGCTCCACCACGACCACGCAAGCCAGAGGCTTTCACTTCATCAACTATCTGTTCGGGCTTCATATTCAGCAGGGCTTTTTCCCAGGCTTCATAACCACCAACAGCCAGATAGTCATTTATATCTTCTGGATTGATCTTACCGGAATTTTCCAGTACTATCCTGTTTTTATAATTGAAATCATAATGTTTTTTAAGAGGAGCTTTAAGGGTTAAGCGACTAACCGGACGTCCCTTCAAAAAGTGTTCGGTCACTATTTCAGAAATGTCTTCTTTCTGCAGGTTCACATAAGTGATCTGATCAGGATATACCGTCATACTCACACCAGTACCGAAAAGTCCCAAAGTACCGGTTTCCAGAATATTTATCTCATCTGAGAGATTATTTTTCTGTAATTCGCTGCGTAATAACGCTTCTAATTCTTTAACGCCTGCGGACAGGGAGGTGTCATCGATACCGATAAGAACATGACTGCGATAAAATTTCATTATTCGCCTCCCTTATATGATTTAATTATTTTTTCCAGTTTTTCTTCTGTAAGATCACCATATACATCTTCATTTATCATCATTACCGGGGCATTACCACACACACCCAAACAGGCACATAATTCCAGTGTAAACAGCCCGTCGGTAGTGGTTTCACCTATTTTTACATTCAATAATTCTGCCAGTTTGATAAGCATATTTTCGGAACCACGATGAAAGCATGGTGGGGATTCACATAATCTGATTATGTTCTTACCGCGAGGTTTAGTGCTGAACATGGTATAAAAGGTCAGCACACCGAAAATATGGGAAGGTTGAATGTTAAGATATTCTGCCACCTGATGCACTGTTTCTTCTGAGATATAGTGCTGGGGGTCAATATCCTGGATCTCATGCAATATATAGATGAGATTCTCTTTTTCCGGAGTATATTTACCGAAAATCTGTTCGTACATAATTAATCTCCGATTATTTTTTTATTTGTCTGTGGATACCACATAGTCATTTACTACCCGACCATTAACTATGTGTTCTGCCACGACTTTTCTTGCTTTGGCAATATCCATATTACCATACGTTATCGCAGGTTTGCCACTCTCAATTACATCTACTACGGGTTCCATTGATGATAATCCTTTTTCACCTGTCTGGGTCACAATGACATCTTTGATACCACGCTGGGTTACTTCATCAAGGATAGCTTTCATCACATCACGAGCTCCCATTGCTATCCCGGAAGTTCCCATTCCAACCACAACTTTAAAACGATAGTCACTGTCACGTAACTTCATATCCTGTTGTGCCTTCTCCCGGATTTTTCTTAATTCATCCAGTGTCTTCATAAATCCTCCTGATTTATTTATTTTATTGAATATTTTTATACTATGAACTATATATCTAATAGACAAACCAATCGTCTAAATATTTGGCAGACATCAATCTATAATTCTTTCTTTCAGTTAAAACTCCTTTACACTTCTATCACTATTTTATTAAAATCCAATACCGAAAAGCAGAATTTTACCGTCAAGTGAAAAAATTTATAACCTACAAATTTTATATGAAATTTATTTCACGGTCAGAGTATAGATATAATTTTGGTGATGGTTATTCAAAAAATGAATTGCTTTAATTACATAATAGTTGCCTGATAACGTGCATTGATTTGAATTGACTCACTAAAGACGAGGTAATTATGGATGAGATAAGGGCATTAAAGGAAATTAAGAAATACCACAATGGCAGGTTTGAAATGCTTACCGATCTTGTGGTGCGTGAAATATCTTTCACCATGAATGTGAATAATTGCAGACTGGTAGCAATAGCCTGCTTGCCAGAAAATTTACCGGCTCTGGCATTAGGATTTTTGTTTTCAGAAGGGTTGCTGCTAAATCAAAAAGAAATACTTGATAGTGAATATTTTCCAGCAGAAAACCTGATCAATTTTAAACTGGATATCCCAGAAGAGAGAATACAAAACTTCTTTCTGACTGGGGAAAAAACTTCTGGTTGCGGTTCTACATTATCCTCTGCCCTATCGGGGACCAAAAAGGCTTTCTCTGAGATGAAAATTGAGGCTGAAAATATTTTACAGCAGATGCGCAAATTTCAGCAGGAATCTGCTCTATTCAAGCAAACTGGAGGAGTACATAGTGCCGGGCTTGTGAAAGATGATGAGATTGTGTATTATGCAGAGGATATAGGCAGACATAATGCTGTGGATAAAGTGGCTGGCATGGCTCTGATGAGCCAGAGTGATTTGACGAGTTATTATCTGATCTGCAGTGGCAGGATATCATCCGAAATCGTCAAGAAATGCGTAAGACTTGGTATTCCGCTCATTGTATCACAATCAGCAGTAACTTCTGAGGCTATACGTCTGGGTTGGGAATATAAAACTTTTCTAATGGGTTTTACCCGGGGTAGAAGATTTAATCTTTATACTGGGATTGAAGAGGATATTTTTTAGACTATTTTCTGCAGATCTCTTTGAGTATTAATATTATAGAAATTATTTATATATCTGGTTTCGAAATCAAGAAAGCCAGCTTTTGATCTGGCATAAAAACTACGCACAGAATAATTACCCTTTTTTAGACATTCTTCCAGAAACGGCAGATTTGCCGTGGAATAAATAGCATGTAACGGTTCGATTCCTTCAGCATGTTTAGGAACCAGGATATCTAACATACTGTTTCGATATACAGCAATCTGGCGAAGTATCACATTTGCGTTCAGATAGGGCATATCGCAGGCGAACACAAAAACTGCATCAGTGTGAGCATATTTCATGGCAGCATGAATTCCTCCCAGAGGACCACAATTGATAAATTCATCTTTCACAATCTGCAGAGAGGGAAATCTGCTTATAATTGCTTCTTTACTGGTAGAGATAATAATATTTTCAAAGATGCTCTCCAAAAGCGTCACCTGTTTATCGATCAGGTAATTCCCCTGGATCTTGATCAGAGATTTCTCCCGCTGGATCCTGGTATTTTTTCCACCAGCAAGAATTACTGCGGTTATATTTTTTATTTTCATAATAAAATCAATACTGCCCCGAATTTTCGAGGCAGTATTAAGTTTTATATCTTACTTAGATTTTTTAACGTAAATCCACCAGTAAACCATAGCACACAAAATTCCACCACCTACAAAGTTACCAAGAGTAACTGAAATCAGGTTCTCAGTAAAGAATGTACCCCAGTTAAGTTTAGCTAAAAGATCAGCAGACTTTCCTGAAGCTTCTACAGCTTTTGGAAATGATTGAGAGAAGATACCGGCAGGGATAAAATACATATTCGCGATAGCATGCTCAAATCCAGAAGTTACAAAAGCCATGATCGGGAAGAAGATAGCAAAAATTTTTCCGCCAATATCTTTGGCAGCAACAGCCATCATAACAGCGAGGCATACCAGCCAGTTACAACCAATAGCTCTAAAGAAATACATCAAGTTATGAGAAGCTCCACCATCTACAGTAGCAGCAACTTTGCCATAAGCGATATTAATAGCTGATCCACCAACATCACCACCGGTTAAACCACTCATTTGAGCAATCATCCAGGCAAGGAATATAGAACCTACAATGTTTCCAAAATAAACAATAACCCAGTTACGCAGAAGCTGACCGAGCGTGATGTCCTTATTCATTAAACCAATCATCATCAGGTTATTACCAGTCCAAAGTTCTGAACCAGGAATTATAACGAGCATAAGCCCCACTGAGAATACAGCACCGATGAAGAATTTCTTCAGCCCGAATAAAGCTGTTGTTCCACCAATAGTCCAGCCAGTACCCACAACAGTGGCAAGATGAGCAGCGAAACCGATGAATACTCCAGCTAAAATACCGAGTACAAACAGTTTGATAATGCTGTTACCAGCCTTTGCCTTGCTTACCCCAATAAACGCATTGGATAATTCTTTGGGTGTTAAAAAATTATTCATTCTTTTTCTCCTTTTCTTCCTTTTCTATTTTTTTTTAGGAAATTTTTCTTATTTTTGCAGCGCAAACTTTATATTCCGGTATCTTGGCAATTGGGTCAATTGCCGGATTGGTAAGACGATTTGCAGGTGATTCTTTATAATGGAAAGGAATGAAGATCACACCTGTGGAAATACGTTTGGTAACGAAAGCAGGAGCTGTGATCTCCCCTCTACGGGTAGCAATTGCAATAACTTCGCTATTACCAATGCCCATTCTTTCTGCATCTTCCACAGAGATCATCACCATTGGACCTGCCAGGTTATTTAATCCCTGAGTCTTTCGGCTCATGGTTCCTGTATGGAATTGCTGCAATACTCTACCAGTAGTAAGGATCAGTGGATATTCTTCATCAGGTAATTCATCCGGCTCTTTAAATGCTATTGGGCTGAGCAGACCTTTACCTCTGGCAAATTTATCCTTATGTAAATATGGCGTGCCAGGATGTTCTGTATTAGGACAGGGCCACTGTAAACCAAATCTGCCAACTCTATCCCAGGTGATGCCACCATATTGAGGAGTGAGCTGGTTGATCTCGTCTGTGATGTCCCTGACGCTTTGATAATTCCAGTCTGAACCCATAGCATTAGCTATCAATTGAATGATTTCCCAGTCATTTTTCACACCTTGCGGTGGTTCGATGATCTTATTTATCCGCTGCACTCTTCTTTCAGTATTAGTGAAGTGCCCATCTTTTTCTGCATAAGCAGCAGCAGGCAGTATCACATCAGCATATTCAGCAGTTTCTGTGATGAACATATCCTGCACGACCATGAAATCTACTCTTTCAAAGGCTTTGATCACATGAGTCTGATCAGGATCGGAAAGGAAAGGATTTTCACCCATCACATAGATAGCTTTCACTGTGCCATCATAAGCACCATCGATCATTTCTGTGATTGTGATACCTACTTTATTATCCAGTTTACAATTCCAGGCTTTTTCAAATTTCTCCTGTATAGCCGGTAATGTAACATTCTGATAGCCGGGATATACATTGGGAAGTCCACCCATATCGCAGGCACCCTGCACATTGGATTGACCACGCAGAGGATTTACGCCACCGCCTTCTACACCCAGGTTACCGCAAATCATTTGCAGATTGGCAGTTGTCCAGACATTATCTCTACCCGTAGTATGCTGAGTGATACCCATAGCATAAAAGAGAGAAGCTGTTTTTGCCTGTCCAAACAATTTAGCAATAGCACGCAGAGTATCGGCTTTTACGCCGGAAATTTTCTCTACATTTTCTGGAGAATTTCTATCGAGCATAATTTCAGCTTTGAATTCCTCAAAACCTTCCAGACGATTGGCAACATATTCCTTATCTTCCCAGCCATTTTTCAATATTTCCTGCATCATACAGTTCATCACAGCAACGTCAGTTCCCGGACGATGAGCAGCATAAATTTCAGCATAATCAGCCATGACGATCTTTTTAGGATCAATTACGATAAGCTTGGAATTGCCATCTCGCACTGCCTGCTTAATACGGGCAGAAATTACGGGATGAGCAGCTGAAGTATCAGAACCGATAATCAAAATCACATCTGCTTTCTTGATTCCGGCAATATCATTTGTCATAGCACCACTACCTAATGAAGCAGCCAGACCGGCTACTGTAGAGCTATGTCAGAGACGGGCACAATGATCTACGTTGTTTGTGCCTACCTCCTTTCTGATTAATTTCTGAAACGCAAAATTCTCTTCATTTGTTACTTTCGCAGATGCCAGACCCACGATAGAATCACTACCAAATTCTTTTTTTATAGATGTAAATTTGCTGGCAACCAGAGCAATAGCTTCTTCCCAGCTTGCTTCTCTGAACTTGCCATCTTCTTTGATCAGCGGTGAGGTAATTCTTTCTTCACTTTGCACAAAATCAAAACCATAGCGACCTTTCACGCAGAGCATGCCATTATTTGTTGGTGAGTCTTCCACGCCGGTAATTCGGACTATTTTATCCTGAGTGCGATCAATATGAATTTCCAGGCGACAGCCTACTCCGCAGTAAGGGCACACGGTTTCGACTTTATCCAGCTCCCAGGTTCTGCCGGCTCCAATCGCTCTTTTATCAATAATACAGCCAACCGGACATAATTGAACACATTCTCCACATTGCACGCAAGTAGATGAACCCATGGGCAGATCAGTGTCAAATACTATCTTGGTTTCATAACCGCGATTACCATAATTGAGCACTTCATTGACTACTGTGTGGTTA is a window of Candidatus Stygibacter australis DNA encoding:
- the fdhD gene encoding formate dehydrogenase accessory sulfurtransferase FdhD, whose translation is MDEIRALKEIKKYHNGRFEMLTDLVVREISFTMNVNNCRLVAIACLPENLPALALGFLFSEGLLLNQKEILDSEYFPAENLINFKLDIPEERIQNFFLTGEKTSGCGSTLSSALSGTKKAFSEMKIEAENILQQMRKFQQESALFKQTGGVHSAGLVKDDEIVYYAEDIGRHNAVDKVAGMALMSQSDLTSYYLICSGRISSEIVKKCVRLGIPLIVSQSAVTSEAIRLGWEYKTFLMGFTRGRRFNLYTGIEEDIF
- a CDS encoding formate/nitrite transporter family protein, producing MNNFLTPKELSNAFIGVSKAKAGNSIIKLFVLGILAGVFIGFAAHLATVVGTGWTIGGTTALFGLKKFFIGAVFSVGLMLVIIPGSELWTGNNLMMIGLMNKDITLGQLLRNWVIVYFGNIVGSIFLAWMIAQMSGLTGGDVGGSAINIAYGKVAATVDGGASHNLMYFFRAIGCNWLVCLAVMMAVAAKDIGGKIFAIFFPIMAFVTSGFEHAIANMYFIPAGIFSQSFPKAVEASGKSADLLAKLNWGTFFTENLISVTLGNFVGGGILCAMVYWWIYVKKSK
- the nuoF gene encoding NADH-quinone oxidoreductase subunit NuoF; this translates as MKFYRSHVLIGIDDTSLSAGVKELEALLRSELQKNNLSDEINILETGTLGLFGTGVSMTVYPDQITYVNLQKEDISEIVTEHFLKGRPVSRLTLKAPLKKHYDFNYKNRIVLENSGKINPEDINDYLAVGGYEAWEKALLNMKPEQIVDEVKASGLRGRGGAGFPTGLKWSFTAPIQGKQKLFVINADEGEPGTFKDRLIMEGDPHKLLEGVMISSFAVGATKAYIYIRGEYKLCISRLEIAIKDAYEYGLLGKNIFESGFDLDIYIKIGAGAYVCGEETALIESMEGNRGNPRSKPPFPGVEGAWKLPTVVNNVETIANVPGIITNGAEWFADYGPEGCNGTKVFTIMGDVNLPGLCEVDMGTSLRTIIDEFGGGIKEGHQFKAALVGGAAGVFLPAERLDVNMDYNSLREYAAVLGSGAILVMDERADIVELLYSVIRFFRHESCGKCSPCANGNEMLYQLISKIRKGEGTEKDFDNMIVIADTMFHTSFCALGQSLVMPVKSALEHFRADFTKKLK
- a CDS encoding molybdenum cofactor guanylyltransferase; this translates as MKIKNITAVILAGGKNTRIQREKSLIKIQGNYLIDKQVTLLESIFENIIISTSKEAIISRFPSLQIVKDEFINCGPLGGIHAAMKYAHTDAVFVFACDMPYLNANVILRQIAVYRNSMLDILVPKHAEGIEPLHAIYSTANLPFLEECLKKGNYSVRSFYARSKAGFLDFETRYINNFYNINTQRDLQKIV
- the nuoE gene encoding NADH-quinone oxidoreductase subunit NuoE; protein product: MYEQIFGKYTPEKENLIYILHEIQDIDPQHYISEETVHQVAEYLNIQPSHIFGVLTFYTMFSTKPRGKNIIRLCESPPCFHRGSENMLIKLAELLNVKIGETTTDGLFTLELCACLGVCGNAPVMMINEDVYGDLTEEKLEKIIKSYKGGE
- the fdhF gene encoding formate dehydrogenase subunit alpha, giving the protein MIVYLNGKAYEASPGEQVLQVALRNNIYIPHLCFHEKTGKAAKCRACVVEVEGTPGLKTSCNLPVTDGMKVFTNSEQVMDAQRLVIDLALSSGRHDCLACEQNGNCELQDAAYYLGITKSSFDLYDDDYEIDDSSEFIVVDRSKCINCGRCIVGCNHTVVNEVLNYGNRGYETKIVFDTDLPMGSSTCVQCGECVQLCPVGCIIDKRAIGAGRTWELDKVETVCPYCGVGCRLEIHIDRTQDKIVRITGVEDSPTNNGMLCVKGRYGFDFVQSEERITSPLIKEDGKFREASWEEAIALVASKFTSIKKEFGSDSIVGLASAKVTNEENFAFQKLIRKEVGTNNVDHCARLUHSSTVAGLAASLGSGAMTNDIAGIKKADVILIIGSDTSAAHPVISARIKQAVRDGNSKLIVIDPKKIVMADYAEIYAAHRPGTDVAVMNCMMQEILKNGWEDKEYVANRLEGFEEFKAEIMLDRNSPENVEKISGVKADTLRAIAKLFGQAKTASLFYAMGITQHTTGRDNVWTTANLQMICGNLGVEGGGVNPLRGQSNVQGACDMGGLPNVYPGYQNVTLPAIQEKFEKAWNCKLDNKVGITITEMIDGAYDGTVKAIYVMGENPFLSDPDQTHVIKAFERVDFMVVQDMFITETAEYADVILPAAAYAEKDGHFTNTERRVQRINKIIEPPQGVKNDWEIIQLIANAMGSDWNYQSVRDITDEINQLTPQYGGITWDRVGRFGLQWPCPNTEHPGTPYLHKDKFARGKGLLSPIAFKEPDELPDEEYPLILTTGRVLQQFHTGTMSRKTQGLNNLAGPMVMISVEDAERMGIGNSEVIAIATRRGEITAPAFVTKRISTGVIFIPFHYKESPANRLTNPAIDPIAKIPEYKVCAAKIRKIS
- a CDS encoding (2Fe-2S) ferredoxin domain-containing protein is translated as MKTLDELRKIREKAQQDMKLRDSDYRFKVVVGMGTSGIAMGARDVMKAILDEVTQRGIKDVIVTQTGEKGLSSMEPVVDVIESGKPAITYGNMDIAKARKVVAEHIVNGRVVNDYVVSTDK